The DNA window CGTCGCGACCGAGCAGGTAGCGGGTCGGGTTGCTGTCGAGGCGGTCGCTGATCCGGCGCAGGTCGCGCACCAGCACGCGCAGCTCGGCCAGGGTCGGGCCGAGCTGGGCCAGGCCGTCGTTGGCGAAGCTGCTGATCGCGGCGCGATTGTCGTTGAGGATGCCGTTGGCGCCGGTGGCGGCCGAATCGAGCTTGGTCAGGGTGCTGTCGAGCTTGGCGACGATGCCCGGCAACTTGCCGGCGATCTCGCGGTCGACGGTCTCGACCGCGCGGTTGGTAGTGTTCAAGGTCGCGCTGAGCTGTTCGCTGGATTTGCGCGCGTTGGCGATCAGCGCGCGCAGGTCTTCGCGCTGGTCGGCGATCGAGCCGGTCAGCGATTCGATGTTGGCCAGGGTCTTGGAAACGTGCTCGACGTTGTCGTCGCTGAGCACCTGGTCCAGGCGCGCGACCAGGCGGTTGGCGGTGTCGGCGATGTTCTGCAGCGCCGAGGCCTCGGTCTGGATGATCGGGATCTCGCTGCCGCGTTCGGCGTCGGCCAGGGCCGGGCTGTTCGGGCTTCCGCCGGTGAGCTGGATGATCGGGCTGCCGGTGATGCCGGTCATCGACAGCTTGGCGCGGGTGTCGGTCTTGATCGGCGCGTCGGCCTGCAGGCGCAGCTTGGCGATGACCCGGCGCGGGTCGTCCGGCGCCAGGCTCAGCTGCTGCACGGTGCCGACCGAGATGCCGTTGTACTGCACGTTGCTGCCTTCGGACAGACCGGTCACCGGTTCGTTGAAGATCACCGCGTACTCGCGCCAGCCGCGCTCGGAGGAGTACTTCGCCGCCCACAACGCGAACAGCAACAGGAACAGCGTCACGAGAATCGTGAACGCGCCGATCAGGACGTAATTGGCCTTGGTTTCCATCAGGCACCTTCAGTACGACTGGGCGTCGCCGCCGCTTTGGCCGGCATCATGCCAGCATGGGATAGGTAAACGCGGTGAAATGAATGAAGTTCAGGCCGAAGTGAGCCAAAACCGCGCCGAACAGACCGCCGCGGCGGTAGGCCCAGCCGTAGGCCAGCCCGGCCAGGGTCGCCAGCAGCACCCAGCGCGCGCCGCCGCCGGCATGGACCAGGCCGAAGGCCAGCGCCGACACCACGATCGCCAGCGCATCGCCGTGGCGCAGCGCGCGCCAGCGCTGTTGCAATGCCTGCTGCAGATAGCCACGGAACATCGCCTCTTCGGTCAGCGCCACCAGCAGCAGGTTGTTGGCCGCCCACAGCGGGGCGAAGCCCGGCCATTTCGGCGCCCAGGCGACCACGCCCAGCAGCAGAGCCAGGCCCAGGCAGGCGAGAGCGGCGGCGCCGGCACCGATCGCGCCGGCGCCCAGTGCCGCGCCCCAGCCCGGACCGAACAATGGCGGATGCGCGGGCGCGGCGACATCGCCGCCGCCTTTGCCGTGCGCGCTGGCGCCGATCCAGCACAGCAGCAGCCAGAACCCGGCCAGCGGCTTGTCGAAGTTGAGGTACAGCGACATCGGCGCGGCGTCCGCGCTCAGGCGCAGGCCGTCGGCCAGTTGCGGGTTGCGGAAACCCGGCATCAGGTGCAGGCCGAGCGCGAAGGCGACCACGACGAACAGGGCGTGGCCGGCGACCCGCGCCGGTTTGGCCCGCGCCGGGCGCACCAGCCATGCAGCCAGGCCGAGCAGGGCGAAGGCGGCCAGTGCCGGCGGCGCGAGCAGGCCAAGCGCGAAACCGGCGCCGACCGCGACGGCGAGCAAGACCGCGCTGAGCGCATGCGCGCGCGGCCACCACAGCAGGGCCGCAGCCAGGCACAGCACGCCCCAGGCGGCGAGGCTCGGCAGCTGCGCAGGGTCCGGGGGCCAACCGCTCATGCGCCGGCCGCGTCCGCGTCGCGGAGGTTGCGCGCGCGCGTGACCTGGGCGGCGCGCGCGCGCGGGCCGTGGAAGTACTCCTGCACCCAGGGATGATCGAGCCGTTCGACGTCCTCGATCGGCGCGCAGGCGACGACCTTCTTGTCGGCCAGCACCGCGATGCGGTCGCAGATCGCGTACAGGGTGTCGAGGTCGTGGGTGATCAGGAACACGGTCAGGCCCAGCGCCTGCTGCAAGGTGCGGATCAGGCGGTCGAAGGCGGCGGCGCCGATCGGGTCGAGGCCGGCGGTGGGCTCGTCGAGGAACAGCAGCGGCGGGTCCAGGGCCAGTGCGCGCGCCAGGCCGGCGCGCTTGCGCATGCCGCCGGACAGCTGCGAGGGCAGCTTGTCGATCGCATCGGCGGGCAGGCCGGACAGCTTGACCTTGAGCAGGGCCAGTTCGTAGCGCAGCGAGTCGGGCAGTTCGCCGTGGTACTCCTTGAGCGGCACCTGCACGTTTTCGCCGACGGTCAGCGAGGAGAACAGCGCGCCGTCCTGGAACAGCACCCCGGTATTGCGCTCGATCTCGCGGCGCAGCCGCGGGTCGGGGCTGCGCGCGTCGATGCCGAGTACCTCGATCTCGCCGGCGTCGGGCCGGCGCAGGCCGAGGATGGAGCGCATCATCACCGACTTGCCGGTGCCCGAGCCGCCGACCACGCCGAGGATCTCGCCGCGGCGCACGTCCAGGTCCAGCCCGTCGTGCACGCGCTGTTCGCCGAATTGGTTGACCAGGCCGCGGATGCGGATGATCACGTCGTCGCCTTCGGCGCCGACGTCGGGATTGGGGAGTGGGGAGTGGGGAGTGGTCAAAGCAGGGCTCCGTTGGGGTACGGCAGCGCTCGGCTTTGGCCTTTAGCCAATCCCGAATCCCGAATCCCGGATCCCGGCCTCACCAGCCCATCTCCATGAACCAGATCGCGAAGAACGCGTCGAGCACGATCACCAGCGAGATCGCCTGGACCACGCTGGAGGTGGTGCGTTCGCCGACCGATTGCGCGGTGCCCTTGACCTGCAGGCCCTCCAGGCAGCCGATCAGGCCGATCAGCAGGGCGAACACCGGGGCCTTGGACATGCCGACCAGGAAATGGCGCAGCTGCATGGTGTCGTGCATGCGCGTCAGGTACTGCGGCGGCGGGATGTCCAGGCCGTAGGCGCCGACGGTGAGGCCGCCCAGCAGGCCGGCGACCATGGCGATGAAGGTGAGCAGCGGCAGCATCACCAGCAGCGCCAGCACGCGCGGGATCACCAGCAGGTCGATCGGGTCCATGCCCAGGGTGCGGATCGCATCGACCTCTTCGCGGCTGACCATCGCGCCGATCTGCGCGGTGAAGGCGCTGGCGGTGCGGCCTGCCAGCACGATCGCGGTCAACAGCACGCCGAACTCGCGCAGGAAGGAGATGCTGACCAGTTCGACCACGAAAATGGTGGCGCCGAAGTCTTTGAGGATGGTCGAGCCGAGGAAGGCCACCACCGCGCCGACCAGGTAGCAGAGCAGGGCGATCAGCGGCACCGCGTCGAGGCCGACCTGCTCCATGTGGTGCACGGTCGCGGTCGGCCGGAAACGGCCCGGGCTCTTGAACAGCCGCAGCATCTTGACCAGGGTTTCGCCGAAGAAGGCGACCAGGGCCAGCACTTCCTTCCAGTTGTCGGTGACCGCGAAGCCCAGGCGCGCGAGCGCGGCCTGGAAGCCGTACTCGCGCTTCTTCTTCGGCCGCTCGTCGGCGACGTCCTCGATCGCGCTGACCAGGGCGCGGTGGCTGTCGTGGAAGGAGAACGCGGTGTCGAAATCGAGTTGGCGGCGGCGCGCATAGCGCATCAGCTGCAGCACGCCGACCGAATCCAGGCGTTCGACCCCGCGCGCATCGATCTCGGTCGCGCCTTCCGGCGCATTCTTGAGCGCGTCGCCGATGCGCAGGGCGTGTTCCAGCGTCCAACAGCCGGACAGGCGCAGGCGCGAAGGCGCTTGGCCGTCGGCGGCGATTTCCGGCGCGTGCGAGGTCGATGCGGTCATAGGCTCTCGGGCGGGAGAATACAGGCTAGGAGCGGACAGGTGAGTGTCGGGTGTGCGGTCCATGCGGGGGCGTGCGGGGCCGCTTATGCGACAGCGCCTCGCTCGCGCGCGGCGGGATCGGGCCGGCGCGGCCGCATCCGCCTGACTCTGACTGCCGCATGCACCGGCGGCGCGCGGCGTCTGCCCAGCGACGCGCGCGCATGCGATGCTTCGCGGCTATGTCCGCCCCGCATCCGCTCAGCGCCACCAGCTACGCGGCCCGCATCGCCTTCGTGGTCGAGCTGGCCGAACGCCTGCACAGCTATGGCACCACGGCTCAGCGCCTGGAAGCGGCGGTGACCGCAGTGGCGCAGAAGCTGCGCCTGGAATGCGAGCCCTGGTCCAATCCGACCGGGTTGATCCTGACCTTCAGCGACCCGCAACGACCGCTGGGCGACAGCGACACCACCCGGGTCATCCGGCTGCCGCCGGGCGAGAACGATCTGTACCGGCTCAGCGAAACCGACCGCATCGCCGAGGAGGTGATGGCCGGCCGGCTCGACCTGGCCGCCGGGCATGCCGCCCTGGAGGCGTTGGACCGGCCGCGCACCCGGCGCTGGCGGGCGATGCAGGTGATCGCCTACGGCCTGGCCGCCGGCGCGGTCGCCAGCCTGCTGCGCCTGCCCTGGCTGGACATCGGCGTGGCCGCGGTGAACGGCCTGATGATCGGCCTGCTGGTGGACTTCTCCGGCCAGCGGCCGCGACTGCGCGAGGCGCTGGAAGCGATCGCCGGCGTGTTCGCCGCCGCCGCGACCGTGCTGGCGGCCAATTTCGTCGCTCCGTTGAACCAGAACACGGTGATCATCGCCTCGCTGATCGTGCTGCTGCCCGGTATGGCGCTGACCAACGCGGTCAACGAGCTGACCAGCCAGCATCTGGTCTCGGGCACCGCGCGTTTCGCCGGCGCGGTCACCACGGTGGTCAAACTCGCGGTCGGCACGGTGATCGGCCTGTACCTGGCCGACCTGATCGGGTTGGAGCCGGTGGTGCGGGCCTGGCGTCCGCAGGAGTCGTGGGTGGAATGGTGCGGCCTGGCGGTATCGGCCTATGCCTTCGCGGTTTTGTTCCGCGCCGATCGCCGCGATTATCCCAAGGTGATGGCGGCGGCCGCGGGCGGTTATCTGATTTCGCGTTTCGGCGGCCTGGCCTGGGGCAACCCGGCGGGGATCTTCCTCGCCGCCCTGGTCATGACCGCGCTCGGCAACGCCTATGCGCGCTGGGGCAACCGGCCCGGCGCGATCATCCGCGTGCCCGGCATCATCCTGCTGGTGCCCGGCAGCGTGAGCCTGCGCGGGCTGCTGACCATGCTGCAGCAGCAGGACGTCCACGTCGGCCAGGACGCGGTGCTGGCGGTGGTCAATATCCTGTTGGCGCTGATCGCCGGGCTGATATTCGGCAATCTGCTGTTGCCGGCCCGGCGCAATCTCTGATCCGGCTCCGCCGGGCGCCGATCCGGCCGCCTGCGTCCCCGGCCGAGTCCGGCCGGCTCCCATTCCCTGGCGGGTCGAATTCGCCGCACCGCTCCCCCGGGCAGCGGTGCGGCCGGTTTTTCGCCGACGCAATGGAAAACGCCGGCGGCTGCCGGCGCCTGCGGCCGAAGCCGGTTACTTGATCAGGAAATCGTCGAGCTTGCGGCCCGCGGCGGTGTAGGCGGCCAGCCAGCGCGGCTGCTTGCCGCGACCGGTCCAGGTTTCGCCGGTATTGGCCGGATTGCGGTACTTCGGCGCGACCTTGCCGAGCGGCTTGCGCGCCTTGCGCACGCCGGCGGCGGCCGGCTTGGCGGCCTTGGGGCCGGCCTTGGCGGCGCGCGGTGCGGACGCGGCGCCGAACAGTTCTTCGATGGTGTAGCCCTCGGCCTTGACCAGCTGGGCGATTTTCTTGCGCACTGCAGCAACCGGCTTGCGCTTGTTGAGCGTGGTTTTGCGCTTCTTGGCCTGGCTGATCAGGGATTCGAGTTCTTTGGCGGACAACGAGGAGATATCGATCGTCATGGAGCCTCCGGGAGTGTGGTCGGTTTACGGCCAGTCCCTGGCGCGCGGCCAGCATAATAGAGGGACATACCCCGGGCGTAAATGTGCCGATGGTCGCGATATATTCGTTCGCGATTCTGCAGCCGGTTGGCACGATTAGTGCTGTGCTATTAGTGCCGCGACGTGAGCGGGCCGCGATGGTCAATGGGGCGTGGGGCCAGCGGGACGCGGCGCAAAGCGGCGCGATACGGTGCCGTGGGCGCGCCGGGGTTCGCGCAACCGGCGGCGGATAATCCGCGCGACGCCCCCGGCGCGATTTTATCCGGGCGGTGGATTCGCGACGTGCGGCGGGCGCAGAAAATCGCCGCGCGGGGCAGGCGATAAAACGTGCCTGCCGTCATATTTTCGAACATTATTACCAGCGATGCGGCGGCATCGGCCGCCGCGGCGCCGGCGGGATGACCCGTGCGGTTTACCCGGGTAATCCGCCCCGGCCGGCTCAGCGGCCGGCGATGCGCGCCAGCACCGCGGCGCGATCGAGGTTTTCCGCCTCGGCGGCGCGGCGATGGCGGTA is part of the Lysobacter firmicutimachus genome and encodes:
- a CDS encoding MlaD family protein encodes the protein METKANYVLIGAFTILVTLFLLLFALWAAKYSSERGWREYAVIFNEPVTGLSEGSNVQYNGISVGTVQQLSLAPDDPRRVIAKLRLQADAPIKTDTRAKLSMTGITGSPIIQLTGGSPNSPALADAERGSEIPIIQTEASALQNIADTANRLVARLDQVLSDDNVEHVSKTLANIESLTGSIADQREDLRALIANARKSSEQLSATLNTTNRAVETVDREIAGKLPGIVAKLDSTLTKLDSAATGANGILNDNRAAISSFANDGLAQLGPTLAELRVLVRDLRRISDRLDSNPTRYLLGRDATKEFEPEPAAR
- a CDS encoding CPBP family intramembrane glutamic endopeptidase, which encodes MSGWPPDPAQLPSLAAWGVLCLAAALLWWPRAHALSAVLLAVAVGAGFALGLLAPPALAAFALLGLAAWLVRPARAKPARVAGHALFVVVAFALGLHLMPGFRNPQLADGLRLSADAAPMSLYLNFDKPLAGFWLLLCWIGASAHGKGGGDVAAPAHPPLFGPGWGAALGAGAIGAGAAALACLGLALLLGVVAWAPKWPGFAPLWAANNLLLVALTEEAMFRGYLQQALQQRWRALRHGDALAIVVSALAFGLVHAGGGARWVLLATLAGLAYGWAYRRGGLFGAVLAHFGLNFIHFTAFTYPMLA
- a CDS encoding ABC transporter permease; amino-acid sequence: MTASTSHAPEIAADGQAPSRLRLSGCWTLEHALRIGDALKNAPEGATEIDARGVERLDSVGVLQLMRYARRRQLDFDTAFSFHDSHRALVSAIEDVADERPKKKREYGFQAALARLGFAVTDNWKEVLALVAFFGETLVKMLRLFKSPGRFRPTATVHHMEQVGLDAVPLIALLCYLVGAVVAFLGSTILKDFGATIFVVELVSISFLREFGVLLTAIVLAGRTASAFTAQIGAMVSREEVDAIRTLGMDPIDLLVIPRVLALLVMLPLLTFIAMVAGLLGGLTVGAYGLDIPPPQYLTRMHDTMQLRHFLVGMSKAPVFALLIGLIGCLEGLQVKGTAQSVGERTTSSVVQAISLVIVLDAFFAIWFMEMGW
- a CDS encoding threonine/serine ThrE exporter family protein: MRCFAAMSAPHPLSATSYAARIAFVVELAERLHSYGTTAQRLEAAVTAVAQKLRLECEPWSNPTGLILTFSDPQRPLGDSDTTRVIRLPPGENDLYRLSETDRIAEEVMAGRLDLAAGHAALEALDRPRTRRWRAMQVIAYGLAAGAVASLLRLPWLDIGVAAVNGLMIGLLVDFSGQRPRLREALEAIAGVFAAAATVLAANFVAPLNQNTVIIASLIVLLPGMALTNAVNELTSQHLVSGTARFAGAVTTVVKLAVGTVIGLYLADLIGLEPVVRAWRPQESWVEWCGLAVSAYAFAVLFRADRRDYPKVMAAAAGGYLISRFGGLAWGNPAGIFLAALVMTALGNAYARWGNRPGAIIRVPGIILLVPGSVSLRGLLTMLQQQDVHVGQDAVLAVVNILLALIAGLIFGNLLLPARRNL
- a CDS encoding ABC transporter ATP-binding protein; the encoded protein is MTTPHSPLPNPDVGAEGDDVIIRIRGLVNQFGEQRVHDGLDLDVRRGEILGVVGGSGTGKSVMMRSILGLRRPDAGEIEVLGIDARSPDPRLRREIERNTGVLFQDGALFSSLTVGENVQVPLKEYHGELPDSLRYELALLKVKLSGLPADAIDKLPSQLSGGMRKRAGLARALALDPPLLFLDEPTAGLDPIGAAAFDRLIRTLQQALGLTVFLITHDLDTLYAICDRIAVLADKKVVACAPIEDVERLDHPWVQEYFHGPRARAAQVTRARNLRDADAAGA